The Tindallia californiensis genome window below encodes:
- a CDS encoding MATE family efflux transporter: MKKKSFTGYLFTLTLPIIIQNLITTSLNLVDTFMIGRVGESELAAVGIANQYYFLFTLFMYGIAGGAAVFIAQLWGSQEKKRIKKVLARSLVYGTAVTGVFMLFGYKWTEAIIGIFNGSEVVLYHGSRYLEITLIGYLFTSISFVLAAGLRSINHTKIPMYASLIGLVINMILNNILIFGRWGMAPMGVEGAAVATIVARGIECLILLIFVYYQVTDLAVKPRDFIRLHPDTKKVLHSVTWPILCNEACWGLGMVTYVSLYARLGIPQAAAMQICSTMINLFMVIAFGLAYSALVMVGNEVGGGNLEGAMWASQKIRSMGLKVGFCLALLLFFIAPYISSLFNVTAEVKWLVTSVLRVHSVMFPLRMINMIMIVGVLRGGGDALFSTVTQGLVMWLIGIPLTYVAANLLEWPLPMVVAVMFAESMIQGLIVQRRYESNRWMKTLVA; the protein is encoded by the coding sequence ATGAAGAAAAAATCATTTACAGGCTATTTATTTACGCTTACATTGCCAATCATTATTCAAAACCTGATCACCACCAGTCTTAACCTGGTAGATACCTTTATGATAGGACGGGTGGGAGAAAGTGAACTGGCGGCCGTAGGGATTGCGAACCAGTACTATTTTTTATTTACACTTTTTATGTACGGCATTGCCGGAGGTGCTGCCGTTTTTATTGCCCAATTGTGGGGAAGTCAGGAGAAAAAACGGATCAAAAAAGTGCTGGCTCGTTCATTAGTTTATGGAACAGCTGTTACAGGTGTTTTTATGCTCTTTGGATATAAATGGACAGAAGCCATCATTGGGATTTTTAATGGAAGTGAAGTAGTGCTTTATCATGGCTCTCGTTATTTAGAGATAACCTTGATAGGATACCTGTTTACCAGTATTTCCTTTGTATTAGCGGCAGGTTTACGAAGCATTAATCATACCAAAATCCCCATGTATGCCAGTTTGATAGGTTTGGTGATCAACATGATCCTAAACAATATCCTTATCTTTGGCCGTTGGGGAATGGCGCCGATGGGTGTTGAAGGAGCAGCGGTAGCAACTATTGTGGCGAGAGGGATCGAATGCCTTATACTACTTATTTTTGTGTACTACCAAGTGACGGACTTAGCGGTAAAACCCAGGGATTTTATTCGGCTTCATCCCGATACGAAAAAAGTACTGCACAGCGTTACCTGGCCTATTCTTTGTAATGAGGCTTGTTGGGGTTTGGGAATGGTGACCTATGTTAGCCTATATGCTCGTCTTGGTATTCCTCAAGCGGCGGCAATGCAAATTTGCAGTACCATGATCAATCTGTTTATGGTCATTGCCTTTGGCCTTGCCTATTCAGCCTTGGTTATGGTTGGAAATGAAGTAGGGGGAGGAAATCTGGAAGGTGCCATGTGGGCTAGTCAAAAGATAAGAAGCATGGGATTGAAAGTTGGGTTTTGCTTAGCACTCCTCCTGTTTTTCATTGCACCTTACATCAGTTCCTTGTTCAACGTGACGGCAGAAGTAAAGTGGCTGGTTACTTCTGTACTGCGTGTTCATAGCGTTATGTTTCCTCTTCGGATGATCAATATGATTATGATAGTAGGGGTTTTACGGGGTGGTGGAGATGCGCTGTTCAGTACCGTGACCCAAGGTTTAGTGATGTGGCTGATAGGAATTCCACTTACCTATGTAGCCGCTAACTTACTGGAATGGCCATTACCAATGGTTGTTGCTGTTATGTTTGCAGAATCAATGATTCAAGGGCTGATAGTTCAGAGAAGGTACGAATCCAATCGATGGATGAAGACGTTAGTAGCGTAG
- a CDS encoding glutathione ABC transporter substrate-binding protein: MNSKKIALLITVLLIVAAFATGCGDAASDNTLVVAQGADADSLDPHATNDQPSSRVMKQIYETLVDQNEDMELVPGLAKDWEKIDDLTFEFKLREGVLFHNGEELTASDVEFTLLRALDSANVGHIVGEIDPDGFEIVDDYTIRISTKDPFAPLMAHLAHTGTSILNQKAVEEFGDDYGENPVGTGPYMLDTWTRGSQIQLERFEDFHGDNAKMERITFRSIQEAGNRTIELETGEIHIAYDTLPTDISRIEGNDELVLARDLNFSTVYLGFNAKKEPFDDVRVRQAINYAINVESIINTVMEGSGEVATGPIGPMVWAANDELEPYGHDIDKAQELMNEAGLEDGFSTTIWTNDDQLRQDIAVIAQSQLAEIGIEVDIQVLEWGAYLEGTANGEHDMFILGWVTVTGDPDYGLYALFHSEQFGAAGNRTFYANERVDELLDEARRSADPDVREAAYREVQEIVRDEAPWLFLNTGEDRTGLRANVKGFRNHPAGHHPLWDVVVE; the protein is encoded by the coding sequence ATGAACAGTAAGAAGATTGCATTATTGATAACCGTATTATTAATAGTTGCTGCCTTTGCCACGGGTTGTGGCGATGCAGCATCGGACAACACACTTGTTGTGGCCCAGGGTGCCGATGCGGATTCATTGGATCCACATGCAACCAACGACCAACCTTCTTCAAGAGTCATGAAACAGATTTATGAAACCCTTGTAGATCAAAACGAAGACATGGAACTAGTTCCTGGCCTTGCAAAAGACTGGGAAAAAATTGACGACTTAACCTTTGAATTTAAGCTTAGAGAAGGAGTGCTGTTCCATAACGGAGAAGAATTAACAGCAAGCGACGTAGAATTCACACTGCTTCGAGCATTAGATTCTGCCAATGTAGGCCATATTGTAGGGGAGATTGATCCCGACGGATTTGAAATTGTGGATGACTATACCATCAGAATTTCAACAAAGGATCCTTTTGCACCACTGATGGCCCATTTAGCCCATACGGGGACTTCCATTTTAAATCAAAAGGCAGTAGAAGAGTTTGGGGATGATTATGGTGAAAATCCAGTAGGAACCGGACCTTATATGCTTGATACATGGACAAGAGGATCACAGATTCAGTTAGAAAGATTTGAAGATTTCCATGGTGACAACGCAAAAATGGAAAGAATCACCTTTAGAAGTATTCAAGAAGCTGGAAACCGAACCATTGAGCTGGAAACCGGCGAAATTCATATTGCTTACGATACGTTACCAACGGATATTTCAAGAATTGAAGGAAATGATGAATTAGTATTGGCAAGAGACTTAAACTTTTCAACGGTGTATCTTGGATTTAACGCTAAAAAAGAGCCTTTTGATGATGTAAGAGTTCGGCAAGCCATTAACTATGCTATTAATGTGGAATCCATCATTAATACCGTCATGGAAGGTTCTGGGGAAGTTGCAACCGGACCCATCGGACCCATGGTATGGGCAGCGAATGACGAACTAGAGCCTTATGGACACGATATAGACAAAGCTCAGGAACTAATGAATGAAGCTGGCTTGGAAGACGGATTCTCAACCACCATCTGGACAAATGATGATCAACTTCGACAAGATATCGCAGTAATTGCTCAAAGTCAGTTAGCGGAAATTGGAATTGAAGTAGATATTCAAGTATTGGAGTGGGGAGCATATCTGGAAGGAACTGCTAATGGAGAGCATGATATGTTTATCTTAGGATGGGTTACGGTAACAGGAGATCCGGACTATGGATTATATGCATTGTTCCATTCAGAACAATTTGGAGCAGCTGGAAACCGAACCTTCTATGCCAATGAACGAGTGGATGAATTATTGGATGAAGCCAGAAGATCCGCAGATCCTGACGTGCGAGAAGCAGCATACAGGGAAGTTCAGGAAATCGTACGAGACGAAGCACCTTGGTTATTCCTTAACACTGGGGAAGATCGAACCGGACTTCGTGCCAATGTAAAGGGATTTAGAAATCATCCAGCGGGTCATCACCCACTGTGGGATGTCGTTGTAGAATAA